A genomic window from Bacillus rossius redtenbacheri isolate Brsri chromosome 7, Brsri_v3, whole genome shotgun sequence includes:
- the LOC134534056 gene encoding probable enoyl-CoA hydratase isoform X1, producing the protein MKDVNMNQIFQKINAEMQGACQTRMRAIVAACESTRLFARNLDNGMFYTQKCLRSTEEKENDEVIVGQVGGVTTIGINRPQKRNCINDTTVAKLLEAFSRFESDDGACVGVLYGTGGNFCAGYDLEELHEQQAHGLAALVPCNSHLRKPIVAAVSGYALGAGFELALMCDLRVVEETAVFGFFNRRFGVPSVSGGTVRLQAVVGLSRALDLILTGRPVKSEEALACGLANRVVACGTALGQAVNLASSMRKFPQASLSADRISTYYAAFAASSMKDALTFERDNAQDAIEKETFGGAAKFVSGIGKHGEFKNISDSYTPVKPQNKLKKV; encoded by the exons ATAAATGCGGAAATGCAGGGAGCTTGCCAAACTAGGATGAGGGCTATTGTCGCTGCTTGTGAGTCAACAAGGTTGTTCGCCAGAAACCTGGATAATGGCATGTTTTACACACAGAAGTGTTTGCGGTCGactgaagaaaaagaaaatg ATGAAGTTATAGTGGGGCAGGTGGGCGGAGTCACGACCATCGGCATAAACAGGCCTCAGAAAAGGAACTGCATTAACGACACAACGGTGGCAAAGTTGCTGGAAGCGTTCAGCCGGTTCGAGAGCGACGACGGGGCTTGCGTTGGCGTGCTGTACGGCACAGGGGGCAACTTCTGTGCGGGCTACGACCTGGAGGAGCTCCATGAGCAGCAAGCGCACGGTCTAGCAGCCTTG GTGCCCTGTAATAGTCACCTAAGGAAACCAATTGTGGCAGCGGTGAGTGGTTACGCGCTGGGAGCCGGTTTTGAACTGGCGCTCATGTGTGACCTAAGGGTGGTAGAAGAGACAGCTGTCTTTGGATTCTTCAATCGCAGGTTTG GCGTGCCTTCAGTGAGCGGAGGAACGGTGCGGCTTCAGGCTGTAGTCGGTCTCTCTCGAGCCCTCGACCTCATCCTCACAGGGCGCCCGGTCAAGTCAGAGGAGGCCCTAGCGTGTGGGCTGGCGAACAGGGTCGTCGCTTGTGGGACAG CGCTAGGACAAGCAGTTAATCTGGCCAGCTCCATGAGGAAGTTCCCTCAGGCAAGCCTGTCGGCTGACCGCATCTCCACTTACTACGCAGCCTTTGCAGCTTCCAGCATGAAGGATGCATTGACATTTGAACGAGACAATGCTCAAGATGCAATTGAAAAG GAAACTTTTGGCGGAGCTGCAAAGTTTGTATCTGGAATAGGAAAGCATGGTGAATTCAAGAATATTTCTGATAGTTATACACCTGTGAAACCACAAAATAAATTGAAGAAAGTTTAA
- the LOC134534056 gene encoding probable enoyl-CoA hydratase isoform X5 — protein MKDVNMNQIFQKINAEMQGACQTRMRAIVAACESTRLFARNLDNGMFYTQKCLRSTEEKENDEVIVGQVGGVTTIGINRPQKRNCINDTTVAKLLEAFSRFESDDGACVGVLYGTGGNFCAGYDLEELHEQQAHGLAALVPCNSHLRKPIVAAVSGYALGAGFELALMCDLRVVEETAVFGFFNRRFGVPSVSGGTVRLQAVVGLSRALDLILTGRPVKSEEALACGLANRVVACGTEPTYFVAALKMFCILLLCSARTSS, from the exons ATAAATGCGGAAATGCAGGGAGCTTGCCAAACTAGGATGAGGGCTATTGTCGCTGCTTGTGAGTCAACAAGGTTGTTCGCCAGAAACCTGGATAATGGCATGTTTTACACACAGAAGTGTTTGCGGTCGactgaagaaaaagaaaatg ATGAAGTTATAGTGGGGCAGGTGGGCGGAGTCACGACCATCGGCATAAACAGGCCTCAGAAAAGGAACTGCATTAACGACACAACGGTGGCAAAGTTGCTGGAAGCGTTCAGCCGGTTCGAGAGCGACGACGGGGCTTGCGTTGGCGTGCTGTACGGCACAGGGGGCAACTTCTGTGCGGGCTACGACCTGGAGGAGCTCCATGAGCAGCAAGCGCACGGTCTAGCAGCCTTG GTGCCCTGTAATAGTCACCTAAGGAAACCAATTGTGGCAGCGGTGAGTGGTTACGCGCTGGGAGCCGGTTTTGAACTGGCGCTCATGTGTGACCTAAGGGTGGTAGAAGAGACAGCTGTCTTTGGATTCTTCAATCGCAGGTTTG GCGTGCCTTCAGTGAGCGGAGGAACGGTGCGGCTTCAGGCTGTAGTCGGTCTCTCTCGAGCCCTCGACCTCATCCTCACAGGGCGCCCGGTCAAGTCAGAGGAGGCCCTAGCGTGTGGGCTGGCGAACAGGGTCGTCGCTTGTGGGACAG AACCAACCTACTTTGTCGCAGCCTTAAAGATGTTCTGCATCCTGCTTTTGTGCAGCGCTAGGACAAGCAGTTAA
- the LOC134534056 gene encoding probable enoyl-CoA hydratase isoform X4 codes for MQGACQTRMRAIVAACESTRLFARNLDNGMFYTQKCLRSTEEKENDEVIVGQVGGVTTIGINRPQKRNCINDTTVAKLLEAFSRFESDDGACVGVLYGTGGNFCAGYDLEELHEQQAHGLAALVPCNSHLRKPIVAAVSGYALGAGFELALMCDLRVVEETAVFGFFNRRFGVPSVSGGTVRLQAVVGLSRALDLILTGRPVKSEEALACGLANRVVACGTALGQAVNLASSMRKFPQASLSADRISTYYAAFAASSMKDALTFERDNAQDAIEKETFGGAAKFVSGIGKHGEFKNISDSYTPVKPQNKLKKV; via the exons ATGCAGGGAGCTTGCCAAACTAGGATGAGGGCTATTGTCGCTGCTTGTGAGTCAACAAGGTTGTTCGCCAGAAACCTGGATAATGGCATGTTTTACACACAGAAGTGTTTGCGGTCGactgaagaaaaagaaaatg ATGAAGTTATAGTGGGGCAGGTGGGCGGAGTCACGACCATCGGCATAAACAGGCCTCAGAAAAGGAACTGCATTAACGACACAACGGTGGCAAAGTTGCTGGAAGCGTTCAGCCGGTTCGAGAGCGACGACGGGGCTTGCGTTGGCGTGCTGTACGGCACAGGGGGCAACTTCTGTGCGGGCTACGACCTGGAGGAGCTCCATGAGCAGCAAGCGCACGGTCTAGCAGCCTTG GTGCCCTGTAATAGTCACCTAAGGAAACCAATTGTGGCAGCGGTGAGTGGTTACGCGCTGGGAGCCGGTTTTGAACTGGCGCTCATGTGTGACCTAAGGGTGGTAGAAGAGACAGCTGTCTTTGGATTCTTCAATCGCAGGTTTG GCGTGCCTTCAGTGAGCGGAGGAACGGTGCGGCTTCAGGCTGTAGTCGGTCTCTCTCGAGCCCTCGACCTCATCCTCACAGGGCGCCCGGTCAAGTCAGAGGAGGCCCTAGCGTGTGGGCTGGCGAACAGGGTCGTCGCTTGTGGGACAG CGCTAGGACAAGCAGTTAATCTGGCCAGCTCCATGAGGAAGTTCCCTCAGGCAAGCCTGTCGGCTGACCGCATCTCCACTTACTACGCAGCCTTTGCAGCTTCCAGCATGAAGGATGCATTGACATTTGAACGAGACAATGCTCAAGATGCAATTGAAAAG GAAACTTTTGGCGGAGCTGCAAAGTTTGTATCTGGAATAGGAAAGCATGGTGAATTCAAGAATATTTCTGATAGTTATACACCTGTGAAACCACAAAATAAATTGAAGAAAGTTTAA
- the LOC134534056 gene encoding probable enoyl-CoA hydratase isoform X3, whose product MINAEMQGACQTRMRAIVAACESTRLFARNLDNGMFYTQKCLRSTEEKENDEVIVGQVGGVTTIGINRPQKRNCINDTTVAKLLEAFSRFESDDGACVGVLYGTGGNFCAGYDLEELHEQQAHGLAALVPCNSHLRKPIVAAVSGYALGAGFELALMCDLRVVEETAVFGFFNRRFGVPSVSGGTVRLQAVVGLSRALDLILTGRPVKSEEALACGLANRVVACGTALGQAVNLASSMRKFPQASLSADRISTYYAAFAASSMKDALTFERDNAQDAIEKETFGGAAKFVSGIGKHGEFKNISDSYTPVKPQNKLKKV is encoded by the exons ATAAATGCGGAAATGCAGGGAGCTTGCCAAACTAGGATGAGGGCTATTGTCGCTGCTTGTGAGTCAACAAGGTTGTTCGCCAGAAACCTGGATAATGGCATGTTTTACACACAGAAGTGTTTGCGGTCGactgaagaaaaagaaaatg ATGAAGTTATAGTGGGGCAGGTGGGCGGAGTCACGACCATCGGCATAAACAGGCCTCAGAAAAGGAACTGCATTAACGACACAACGGTGGCAAAGTTGCTGGAAGCGTTCAGCCGGTTCGAGAGCGACGACGGGGCTTGCGTTGGCGTGCTGTACGGCACAGGGGGCAACTTCTGTGCGGGCTACGACCTGGAGGAGCTCCATGAGCAGCAAGCGCACGGTCTAGCAGCCTTG GTGCCCTGTAATAGTCACCTAAGGAAACCAATTGTGGCAGCGGTGAGTGGTTACGCGCTGGGAGCCGGTTTTGAACTGGCGCTCATGTGTGACCTAAGGGTGGTAGAAGAGACAGCTGTCTTTGGATTCTTCAATCGCAGGTTTG GCGTGCCTTCAGTGAGCGGAGGAACGGTGCGGCTTCAGGCTGTAGTCGGTCTCTCTCGAGCCCTCGACCTCATCCTCACAGGGCGCCCGGTCAAGTCAGAGGAGGCCCTAGCGTGTGGGCTGGCGAACAGGGTCGTCGCTTGTGGGACAG CGCTAGGACAAGCAGTTAATCTGGCCAGCTCCATGAGGAAGTTCCCTCAGGCAAGCCTGTCGGCTGACCGCATCTCCACTTACTACGCAGCCTTTGCAGCTTCCAGCATGAAGGATGCATTGACATTTGAACGAGACAATGCTCAAGATGCAATTGAAAAG GAAACTTTTGGCGGAGCTGCAAAGTTTGTATCTGGAATAGGAAAGCATGGTGAATTCAAGAATATTTCTGATAGTTATACACCTGTGAAACCACAAAATAAATTGAAGAAAGTTTAA
- the LOC134534056 gene encoding probable enoyl-CoA hydratase isoform X2, giving the protein MKLAGHRINAEMQGACQTRMRAIVAACESTRLFARNLDNGMFYTQKCLRSTEEKENDEVIVGQVGGVTTIGINRPQKRNCINDTTVAKLLEAFSRFESDDGACVGVLYGTGGNFCAGYDLEELHEQQAHGLAALVPCNSHLRKPIVAAVSGYALGAGFELALMCDLRVVEETAVFGFFNRRFGVPSVSGGTVRLQAVVGLSRALDLILTGRPVKSEEALACGLANRVVACGTALGQAVNLASSMRKFPQASLSADRISTYYAAFAASSMKDALTFERDNAQDAIEKETFGGAAKFVSGIGKHGEFKNISDSYTPVKPQNKLKKV; this is encoded by the exons ATGAAGCTTGCAGGTCACAGG ATAAATGCGGAAATGCAGGGAGCTTGCCAAACTAGGATGAGGGCTATTGTCGCTGCTTGTGAGTCAACAAGGTTGTTCGCCAGAAACCTGGATAATGGCATGTTTTACACACAGAAGTGTTTGCGGTCGactgaagaaaaagaaaatg ATGAAGTTATAGTGGGGCAGGTGGGCGGAGTCACGACCATCGGCATAAACAGGCCTCAGAAAAGGAACTGCATTAACGACACAACGGTGGCAAAGTTGCTGGAAGCGTTCAGCCGGTTCGAGAGCGACGACGGGGCTTGCGTTGGCGTGCTGTACGGCACAGGGGGCAACTTCTGTGCGGGCTACGACCTGGAGGAGCTCCATGAGCAGCAAGCGCACGGTCTAGCAGCCTTG GTGCCCTGTAATAGTCACCTAAGGAAACCAATTGTGGCAGCGGTGAGTGGTTACGCGCTGGGAGCCGGTTTTGAACTGGCGCTCATGTGTGACCTAAGGGTGGTAGAAGAGACAGCTGTCTTTGGATTCTTCAATCGCAGGTTTG GCGTGCCTTCAGTGAGCGGAGGAACGGTGCGGCTTCAGGCTGTAGTCGGTCTCTCTCGAGCCCTCGACCTCATCCTCACAGGGCGCCCGGTCAAGTCAGAGGAGGCCCTAGCGTGTGGGCTGGCGAACAGGGTCGTCGCTTGTGGGACAG CGCTAGGACAAGCAGTTAATCTGGCCAGCTCCATGAGGAAGTTCCCTCAGGCAAGCCTGTCGGCTGACCGCATCTCCACTTACTACGCAGCCTTTGCAGCTTCCAGCATGAAGGATGCATTGACATTTGAACGAGACAATGCTCAAGATGCAATTGAAAAG GAAACTTTTGGCGGAGCTGCAAAGTTTGTATCTGGAATAGGAAAGCATGGTGAATTCAAGAATATTTCTGATAGTTATACACCTGTGAAACCACAAAATAAATTGAAGAAAGTTTAA